One part of the Amaranthus tricolor cultivar Red isolate AtriRed21 chromosome 16, ASM2621246v1, whole genome shotgun sequence genome encodes these proteins:
- the LOC130802518 gene encoding serine/threonine-protein phosphatase 7 long form homolog codes for MGQPVEGQAVIGHGEGNWPALHIHIGRPIIRTVRPDRQHDQEDDADDFEPILGSQHRRGMDPLAVSWLRVYLSRSHSPHTLVYYRDALDRQRDEQMTWQPYTAAKMEALPHICTSGHEIWRSRCPLICFDIVELHLPDRVMRQFGLEQVIPQACDTQPQLHAIDRRTGDKNYLVRHRSHVDAWNDRASTLVGGDNFTGHSSAMYMSWSGASPYYA; via the exons aTGGGACAGCCGGTTGAAGGACAAGCAGTCATTGGTCATGGggagggaaattggccagcatta cacattcatatagggaggcccattATTCGGACGGTTCGACCGGATcggcaacatgatcaggaagatgacgcggatgattttgaaccaatattagggtcacagcatcggcgcgggatggatcctttggcagtaag ctggcttcgcgtatatctttcgagatcccactccccacatactctcgtctactacagggacgcactagatcgacaacgggacgagcag atgacatggcagccttacacagcggctaagatggaagctctaccgcacatatgtacatcgggccacgagatttggagatcgcgttgtcctcttatttgctttgacatcgtcgagctacatctcccggatcgtgtcatgcgtcaatttggtttggagcaggtaattccgcaagcctgtgacacccaacctcaactacatgcgatcgatcggaggactggggacaagaactacctcgtacgacatagatcgcatgtagatgcgtggaacgaccgagcatctacattggttggaggagataacttcacaggtcatagctctgctatgtacatgagttggtcAGGCgcatctccatattacgcctaa